DNA sequence from the Thermodesulfobacteriota bacterium genome:
GTAAGTACTATTTGCAAGGATTCCTCCTACTTTTGCGGCAGCAAGAAAGACGTAATCCGGCTTATGCCGGAAAAAGAACTCTTCCGTCTCATCCTGTCTTGTTAAATCCAATTCGAAAAAAGAGACTCTTCCTTGCAAATCGGGGTCAGGTTTTTTTGAATAATAGTTCGAAATGATGTTTCTGTAACCTTTTTCTATGAGCCTCCTTATAAGCGCACTGCCTACCATTCCTGTCCCGCCCAAAACGAGGATTTTAGATTCTTTTCCGATGGCCATTAGTTAGCCCCTTACGGGTTCTTGAAGTTTAACACATATCTGATTGCGCCTATGGAAACAAGCATTTTCCGTTTTTGGACATGTTAACAAAGATTCTCCGAATTACCCACAACCGCTATTCGGAATATATGTCAGTTCGTGTCCAGTATAGAAAAACCCTTTCTCCTGACATGCTTTTATTCCCTTACCTGGAGGATTAAGGCCAAGCAGCTTCATATCGTAATCGACCATTATCATTATGAGCTCCTCAAAAGTTGTTCGGGGTTGCCAATTTAATCTCTCTTTAGCCTTTGTTATGTCAGCCCTTAGATGGTCTACTTCGGTTGGCCTAAAGTAGCGGGGATCGATCTCTATTACTATCTGAGATGGCTTAATGGGTAGTTCACCACAGGGGGAAACCGTATCACTCACAGATTTGACGATCCCTTTTTCTTCTATGCCACAACCTTTCCACTCTATTTCTATTCCGGCGTAAAAAAACGCCTTTTCTACAAATTCTCTGACCGAGTGGCTTTCCCCTGTGCCCACAACATAGTCATCAGGGCTATCCTGTTGAAGCATAAGGTACATCATTTCGACGTACTCAGGAGCAAAACCCCAGTCCCTCTTGGCGTTTAGGTTACCGAGATATAACTTTTTTTGCTTTCCTGCAAGAATGTGGGCAATCGCCCTCGTTATCTTTCTAGATACGAATGTTTCACCCCTTCTTGGGCTTTCGTGATTGAAGAGTATCCCATTACATGCAAAGAGTCCGTAAGCCTCTCTGTAATTGACTGTCATCCAGTATGCGTAAACCTTGGCAGCTGCGTAAGGACTTCTAGGACAAAAAGGTGTCTTTTCGTTTTGGGGTGGAGGAGATGCTCCGAACATTTCTGAAGAAGATGCTTGGTAGAACCTGGTTTTTATTCCGCTTCTCCTTATTGCTTCAAGAAGTCTTGTTGTGCCTAAAGCCGTTATGTCCCCTGTGTATTCGGGCATATCGAACGAGACACGAACGTGGCTTTGGGCTGCTAGATTGTAAACTTCATCTGGGCGGATGTTATATATGAGCTCGGTGAGCTCTCCCGAATCGGATAGGTCTCCATAATGTAGGAATAGTCTTGCGCCCGGGATGTGAGGATCGACGTATATATGATCTATTCGTGATGTATTGAAAGTACTTGCGCGGCGGATAAGCCCGTGTACCTCATAACCCTTCGAGAGAAGATACTCCGCAAGGTAAGATCCGTCCTGACCAGTGATTCCTGTTATTAAGGCCTTGGGCATGGTATTTCGACCCCTAGCTTACTCATTTTTGTAGTTTAGCTACACCTCCTGGCTTTTAAAGGCGGCCTGTTTTTGCCGTACAGCACAGAGAGCGTTATTCTCAAAGGAGCTAACGATCAAAAACACGAATCCTGCCGAAACAGACTCTTTTCTGGGCTGTTTTTTGGTCTTATGAAAAATTCGTAGGCTACCGCCATTCCCACTTTTGGGCTTATCCCTCAGGGAGAAAAGTAAGAAGTACAAGCCCATAAAACAGAAAAGATTTTACCACAAGGGGGTCTGAAATCAAGTTCTTTGCTGTTGAGTCGAAGAAAAAGTTTAGATAAAAGTAATTACGTGCGAATCCTAAACGCGGAGTTTCTAAAACGTATAGTTGATCACACAGAGAGAAGGTTCTGTCAAATGTTAGAGGTCGGATTTATAGGAAGATCAAACGTTGGCAAATCTTCCCTCATAAATTGTCTACTTTTGAGAAAGCTGGCGCGGACGAGCTCTTCTCCGGGTGCCACAAAAACTATAAACCTTTACAAGGCAGAGTACGAGTATAGAGGGAAAAAAAGCGTGATGATAATTTCAGATTTTCCGGGATTCGGATACACACGGATCTCAAAGAGTATATACGAGGGATGGGAAAGGATGATTGACTCTTACGTACAAAATAATCCCCTGTTAAAAAGGCTCATATGGGTTTTTGATGTTAGGCGAAACTTCGATGAACTCGACAGTCTGGCACTTAGTTGGCTCAATTTGAGAAATATCCCTTTCTCTTTTGCGGTCAATAAGATAGACAAGGTTTCTAAAAGCGAACTGGCGATAAGGAGAAGAGAATTTGAAAAGTTACTAGGTACTGTTCCAGTTTTTTTCGTTTCGGCCAAAGACAGGACAGGCAGGAAAGAGCTTTTATATCACATAGGGGATGTTATAAGTAGACCCTCTTAACTTTTGAGATCCTTTATAGTAAAGACGCTTCGAAACCCATAGCCTCTCGATTCGATTTCTTCTTTTCCACCTTCCTCCCTATCTATAAGTGCAATGATACCTTTTACTAGGAGGCCTTCTTTTTCGGCTATCTCCGCTGCCCTTACCGACGAACCACCTGTCGTTACAACGTCCTCAAGTATAACGACCTTTTCTCCTTTGACTAAATTTTTTCCCCCCTCTATCCATAGATTTTTGCCGTAACCTTTTGGTTCCTTTCTTATGAAAAAACCTTTAATAGGATCTCCCTTTGAATAAGCGTAAAGAACGGTTGCGCAAACCAAGGGATCTGCCCCTACACTCACACCACCAACAGCTGAGACATCACCCATTCTTTTTACCTCCTCGTACAGTATAAGACCCGTAAGGTACATTCCCTCAGGATTGAGAGTAGTTTCTCTCGCATCAATGTAATAGGTGCTTTTTTTTCCGCTTTTTAAGATGAACTCGCCCTCTTCATAGGATAAGGTTTTTAAAATTTCTAGTAGTCTTCTTTTTTCATCCATCTTTCTTCCCCATTAAAGTCTTTTCTAAACTCTCAAACTCGGAGAGGAAATGGTTGATTATCTCCTCATCCATGAGGTACACATTAATCTCTTTTAGGCTTACCCTTTTTTCCCGTACGAAGTTCCATATCTCTTCCGTTATGATCTTTGCGCACTCATCTTTTGGAAATCCAAATATTCCTGCACTTATTGCAGGCATCGATATCGATTTTAAGCCTCTGTCCTCTGCCATTTCGAGTGCACTTCTTACTGCGCTTCTTAGCTTGTTATGTTCATCCCCCTCCCCCCATCTTGGACCTACCGCATGGATCACATATTTTGCCTTGAGATTTCCCGCCGATGTTATTGCGCAAGAGCCGACAGGTACGTAACCGATTCTATCGCTCTCTTCTTGTATTATCTTTCCACCCTTTCTCAC
Encoded proteins:
- the gmd gene encoding GDP-mannose 4,6-dehydratase yields the protein MPKALITGITGQDGSYLAEYLLSKGYEVHGLIRRASTFNTSRIDHIYVDPHIPGARLFLHYGDLSDSGELTELIYNIRPDEVYNLAAQSHVRVSFDMPEYTGDITALGTTRLLEAIRRSGIKTRFYQASSSEMFGASPPPQNEKTPFCPRSPYAAAKVYAYWMTVNYREAYGLFACNGILFNHESPRRGETFVSRKITRAIAHILAGKQKKLYLGNLNAKRDWGFAPEYVEMMYLMLQQDSPDDYVVGTGESHSVREFVEKAFFYAGIEIEWKGCGIEEKGIVKSVSDTVSPCGELPIKPSQIVIEIDPRYFRPTEVDHLRADITKAKERLNWQPRTTFEELIMIMVDYDMKLLGLNPPGKGIKACQEKGFFYTGHELTYIPNSGCG
- the yihA gene encoding ribosome biogenesis GTP-binding protein YihA/YsxC — its product is MRILNAEFLKRIVDHTERRFCQMLEVGFIGRSNVGKSSLINCLLLRKLARTSSSPGATKTINLYKAEYEYRGKKSVMIISDFPGFGYTRISKSIYEGWERMIDSYVQNNPLLKRLIWVFDVRRNFDELDSLALSWLNLRNIPFSFAVNKIDKVSKSELAIRRREFEKLLGTVPVFFVSAKDRTGRKELLYHIGDVISRPS
- the pyrE gene encoding orotate phosphoribosyltransferase, whose protein sequence is MDEKRRLLEILKTLSYEEGEFILKSGKKSTYYIDARETTLNPEGMYLTGLILYEEVKRMGDVSAVGGVSVGADPLVCATVLYAYSKGDPIKGFFIRKEPKGYGKNLWIEGGKNLVKGEKVVILEDVVTTGGSSVRAAEIAEKEGLLVKGIIALIDREEGGKEEIESRGYGFRSVFTIKDLKS
- a CDS encoding macro domain-containing protein, with amino-acid sequence MEVIKQLTYKDTTLRIIKGDITESSVDAIVNAANSYLKHGGGVAAAIVRKGGKIIQEESDRIGYVPVGSCAITSAGNLKAKYVIHAVGPRWGEGDEHNKLRSAVRSALEMAEDRGLKSISMPAISAGIFGFPKDECAKIITEEIWNFVREKRVSLKEINVYLMDEEIINHFLSEFESLEKTLMGKKDG